The genome window ACATTATAAAAAGAGCTGATTTTACTTTGTTGAATTATGTTATAAGATGGATAAAATGAAGTGTCCTATTTTTTAAAAAGTCTTCAATTTAAGTTTGCGAAGTAAAATTTGTTTCATGCCACAACATTAGAAAAAGGGTTGGTTTTACTTTGTTGAAGTATGTTATTAAATGAAGGAAATGAAGTGTCCTATTTTGGGAATGACCAATAAATTAATATTGTATTGTAAAACTTTAAAAGGATAAGTTTTTCACGTTACACATTTAAAAAGAAACACGTGTTTATTTTGAAATATAAATTGAGTATTAAAAACAAAAACTAAAAATTATGTCAAGAATTATTATGACTCCAAAAGAGGTACAAATTATTTTAGGAGGAAGCTCCAGCTATGCCAGAAAAGTAGTTAGAGTAATTAAAATGAAAAACAACAAGTTGAAACACCAAAAAATAACCGTAAAAGAGTTTTGCAGAGATCAAGGCTTAGATCTACAAGATGTTATTCAAGAGTTAAAAGAATTTTATAAAAGGAAATGATACTTTTATTCAGGTTAATTGTATATTTACTTTTCAATTTTGAAAGTAAATGAATTTTTTACAGTTAATTTCATCCGATTACAAAAAATATAAAAAATATGGAGGTAACTTTATCACCATCTTATTTTTTACGCAAGGATTTTGGGCCAGTTTCCAATACCGAGTAGCACATGCTGTTCACAAGATGCCTATTCCTATTCTAAAGCAATTATTGCAATTTTTGTGTTTGATTTGGCAAAAAATAATTGAAATACTCACTGGTATTTCAATTCCTGCTTCAGCTCAAATTGGACATTCGTTCTATATAGGGCATTTTGGAGGAATTATTTTAAATGCAAAAACAACTATTGGAAATAATTGCAATATATCACAAGGCGTAACCATTGGGGTTTCAGGTCAAGGAGAAAATAGAGGGGTTCCAAAAATCGGAAATAATGTATATATTGGAGCGAATGTAGTAGTCGCAGGAAATATTATAATAGAAGATAATGTGTTAATTGGAGCTTGTTCACTAGTTAATACTAATGTCAAAGCAAATAGCGTAATGTTAGGAGTGCCAGCTGTAAAGGTTTCAGAAAAAAGTTCTGAGGGATATGTTTAGATGGGGAGTCTTGGAGATTGGATGATGGGGAGATTGGGACGCGGGTGAAATAGGTCCGCCTAGGGGAAGCGCTGATAATTACGGATTTTCTTATTTAAAATATTTAAAGCAAAAGTTATTGGTAGGATTGTCCCCTTGAGGGGACTTTAGGGGTGTAGCGGTTGTTTTGAATTTTGAATATTGATTGCTTCGCCAGTTCGAGCAAAACTCTCGAGTAATGAATGTTGAATTTTGAAATTTTAGGAACACAGATTAAAGAAATTGTAATAATCTTAAAAATTGGTTTCACATGATTGTCACTTCGAGCGCAGTCGAGAACTATAGAAGGTTTTTTACACAGAGCTACACCGAGATTTTTTGAAGTAGATTGTGTTGAACGAGACACTCCGAGTTCGAAGTTTTGCACGTTACACTTAAATAGAGTTTTGTTTAGAGTTTGAAGTTGATTTTTGAAATTGTAACTTGCACCAAAAAATAAATTATCTTGAAGCTTTTAGTCATATCCTCAGCACCAGTTGTAGAACTTGATGGTAAATTACATTTGTACGCTCCCTATGAAAAGGAAATGCAATTGTGGGCAAAACATGCCGATACGATACAATTTTGCTGTCCGATTTGGAGAGAAGATAAAAAACTTCTAATTGCACCTGTTTCTTTTGAAGTGGAAAAAGTTGTTGAACTTCAAGAATTTGATATCACTTCATTTTCAAATAAACTGAAAGCAATTCCTCTTGCTTTAGTGGCTTTGGTGAAAATCTTTAAAGCCATGAAACAAGCCGACCATATTCACTTACGCTGTCCAGGTAATATTGCTTTATTGGCTTGTTTGGTACAGATTTTATTTTCTAATAAACAAAAAACGGCTAAGTACGCAGGAAATTGGGATCCTAAAAGCCAACAACCATGGAGTTATCGCCTACAAAAATGGATTTTATCTACTACTTTTTTAACTCGAAATATGCAAGTTTTGGTCTATGGGGAATGGCCGAATCAGACAAAAAATATTAAACCGTTTTTTACAGCTACTTATGGCGTAGATGAAATTCAGAATTCAGAATTTAGAATTCAGAACAAATGGTCACTTCCAGCGCAGTCAAAAACTACTGAAAACAACTTCGACTCCGCTCAGTCTGACAAAAAGGATAACAACTCATTGTCACTTCGAGCGGAGTCGAGAACTAATGAAAACCAATTCAAGTTTCTGTTTATAGGGACACTTTCACCTGGTAAGCAGCCTTTATATGCTATTCAATTAGTGGAAGAGTTGTATAAAAAAGGGTTAAGAGTGACTCTTGAACTTTATGGGGAAGGTGTTTTACGAAAAGAATTAGAACTTTATATAGCCCAAAATAAGTTAGAACCTATTGTAACTTTAAAAGGAAATCAATCTAAAGAAACCGTTTTAAAAGCGTATCAATCTCATCACTTTTTAATTCTGCCTTCCAAAAGTGAAGGCTGGCCCAAAGTAGTGGCGGAAGCTATGTTTTGGGGTTGTGTGCCTATTGCTTCTCCTGTTTCTTGTGTTCCCTATATGATGGGGAATGGTAGTAGAGGTATTATTTTAAAAGAACAATTAGATTTTGATGTAAATCAAATAGTCAACGTTTTAAAGAATCTAGAAGTGTATTTAAAAATGTCTTCTGAAGGACAATCTTGGTCGAGACAATTTACCACAGATAAGTTTGAAGCCGAAATTAGGAAGTTGCTCAAATAATAGTTCTTATGTACTTGTTTTTAATTAAAATAGAAAATTGAAACTTGTACTTGATTTTTGCCCTTGCTCTTGCTCTTGTTCTTTTGATTTTTTCTATTTTTACATTCTAATCTTAATAAGTAAGTAGCATTGGCTTCTCCAAAAGAAATACGAGTTATTCAATTAATCGATAGCCTTGAACCTGGTGGAGCGGAACGTATGGCGGTTACTATTGCGAATGAACTTGCTGATGAGGTAGCTTTTTCAGGTTTGGTGACAACCCGTTTAGAAGGCGGACTAAAAAACACCCTTGCTAAGAGAGTAGAATACACTTTTTTAAATAAAAAGAAGGCTGTTGACTTTTTTGCACTACTTCGTTTAAGAGACTTTGTTAAAAAAAATAAAGTAAACACTATACATGCTCACAGCAGTTCTTGTTTTTTTGCTGTTTTGCTAAAGTTAACCATGCCGTCTCTTCAAATTTTTTGGCACGATCATTTTGGAAACCGAGTACAATCTAAGGCGAGTTATTTATCACTTCGATTGTTTTCTGTTTTTTTTAGTGGTGTTTTTACGGTTAACGAAACCCTCAAAGTATGGGCTGAGAAGTATTTATGGGTTGGGGATGTTCAGTTTCTTCCTAATTTTACTTCTTCAAATGAGAAAGAACTAGCTGTTACTGTTTTGGAAGGAGTTGCAAACAAAAGAATTGTTTTTTTAGCTAATTTACATGCTCCTAAAAACCATATACTAGCTTTAAAGGCTTTTTTGAATAGTAAAATAGCTAGTCAAGACTGGACCTTACACTTAATTGGAAAGGACAAACAAGACGATTATTCTCAGGAATTAAAAAACTTTATACATCAAAATAATTTGCAAGAAGCCATTTTTATTTATGGTTCTTGTAATGATATAAAATCTATTTTGGAGCAAGCTAAGGTGGGGATTTTAGTTTCAAGTTATGAAGGGTTTCCAGTTACACTATTGGAATATGGAATGGCTGAACTGACCGTGATTAGTACCGATGTAGGGTATTGTAACACTATTATTCAAAATAACAAAACAGGTTATTTGATTCCGTCAGATAATAATGAATTGCTCACAGAGGCCTTCATCAAATTAGCAAATGAATCTCATAAAAATGATACTCTAGCTAAAAATTTGAATACTTTTGTCAAAAATAATTATGCTCCAGAAAAGGTGATTCAAAAAATAATAGCAGCCTATCAAAAACACGTATGAAGAGCGAAACCCTAAAGTATTTAAAATTTGTAATCATCCACTTACTAATTGGATTGGCGATATTTTTAGTACCGCCGATTTCAAAAGTGTATGCGATAGCTATTATTTTGGTAGGTTTTCGTTATGTGATTCTAAGAAAAAATGCTAATAATGAAGCCTTATATGTAGCGGCATATATAGTTGGATCTGAGGTTTTTTTGCGAATGACTCAAGGAAATTTTTTCGAACAATATGCAAAATATGGGGTAATGGGTGTTTTAATTATTGGAATGCTTTTCAAAGGGTTTTCTAAAAATGCCATTATGTACTGGATTTTTGGATTACTATTATTACCAGGAGTGATTTATGGGTTTTTTACATTGAACTTTGAAACTGATATTCGGAAAGCAATTACTTTTAACATTATTGGACCTATAACTTTGACCGTTAGTGCTATTTATTGTTATCAGCGTCGTATTACTTTTGACCAGATTAAAAACGTGATTGATATGCTGGCCTACCCATTAATGGCTACTTTAGTTTATATGTACTTGTATACACCAAGTGTTAAGGATGTGGTCACTAATACGGAATCTAATTTTGAAACTTCAGGTGGATTTGGTCCCAACCAAGTTTCTACTATTTTGGGGTTGGGTATCTTTTTATTTTTTGTAAAGATTGTTTTAATTTCTAAAACAACGTGGATACGCAACATTAATATCTTATTTTTTATTGTCATTACTTTTAGAGGTATTGTAACCTTCTCTAGGGGAGGTATTATTACAGGCTTTGCTATGATTTTGATTGTTGTAGTTTTACTTCTTTTATTTACGAAATCACATGTAAAGTCTAAAATTATAATGTTAGTTGTATTTGGCTTTTTTGCATTGGGTGGTATTTGGGCTTATAGTTCCATACAAACTAGTGGTCTTATTGATAAACGTTATGCTAATCAAGATGCAAGAGGAAGAGAAAAGGCAAGTAAACTAACTGGAAGAGAGCGATTAATCGAATCAGAATTTAATATGTTTTTAGATAATCCTATTTTTGGTATTGGTGTTGGAAAAAATAAAGAGTATAGGCTTGAAACAACAGGTATTGATGCAGCTTCACATAATGAGATTACAAGAATGTTAGCTGAACATGGAATGTTCGGATTATTTGGATTGATTATTCTATTAATCACTCCAATGGTGTTGTATTTGAATAATAAACAAAACATTTTTGTTTTTTCTTTTGTTGTTTTTTGGCTCCTTACTATCAACCACGCCGCCATGCGATTAGCGGCACCAGCTTTTGTATACGCCTTGTCACTTTTAAAAGTTCAATTTGTAGATGAAACTACTGTATCTAGGGAATCAGTTAAGTAAGCATGGTTTTAATAAAACCACAATAGAAACTTTAGGACTTCAGCTAGAGCAGGAAGGTTATACAATTTATTATGCTTCTGATAAAAAGTCCTTTTTATTTCGATTGTTGGATATGATATGGGCTGTATTTATTTATCGCAAGCAGGTGTCTTACATTTTGATTGATACCTATAGTACAAAAGCGTTCTGGTATGCTTTTTTTTGTAGTCAATTGGCACGTATTTTCAATATTAAATATATTCCTATTTTGCATGGTGGCGCTTTACCAAATCGGTTAAAAAAGAATCCCAAGTTATGCCAAATGTTGTTTGCCAATGCACACAAAAATATTGCTCCATCAGGTTACTTAAAAAAAGCTTTTGAGAAAGCCGCTTTTACAAATG of Flavobacterium channae contains these proteins:
- a CDS encoding glycosyltransferase family 4 protein encodes the protein MKLLVISSAPVVELDGKLHLYAPYEKEMQLWAKHADTIQFCCPIWREDKKLLIAPVSFEVEKVVELQEFDITSFSNKLKAIPLALVALVKIFKAMKQADHIHLRCPGNIALLACLVQILFSNKQKTAKYAGNWDPKSQQPWSYRLQKWILSTTFLTRNMQVLVYGEWPNQTKNIKPFFTATYGVDEIQNSEFRIQNKWSLPAQSKTTENNFDSAQSDKKDNNSLSLRAESRTNENQFKFLFIGTLSPGKQPLYAIQLVEELYKKGLRVTLELYGEGVLRKELELYIAQNKLEPIVTLKGNQSKETVLKAYQSHHFLILPSKSEGWPKVVAEAMFWGCVPIASPVSCVPYMMGNGSRGIILKEQLDFDVNQIVNVLKNLEVYLKMSSEGQSWSRQFTTDKFEAEIRKLLK
- a CDS encoding serine O-acetyltransferase; translated protein: MNFLQLISSDYKKYKKYGGNFITILFFTQGFWASFQYRVAHAVHKMPIPILKQLLQFLCLIWQKIIEILTGISIPASAQIGHSFYIGHFGGIILNAKTTIGNNCNISQGVTIGVSGQGENRGVPKIGNNVYIGANVVVAGNIIIEDNVLIGACSLVNTNVKANSVMLGVPAVKVSEKSSEGYV
- a CDS encoding O-antigen ligase family protein, translating into MKSETLKYLKFVIIHLLIGLAIFLVPPISKVYAIAIILVGFRYVILRKNANNEALYVAAYIVGSEVFLRMTQGNFFEQYAKYGVMGVLIIGMLFKGFSKNAIMYWIFGLLLLPGVIYGFFTLNFETDIRKAITFNIIGPITLTVSAIYCYQRRITFDQIKNVIDMLAYPLMATLVYMYLYTPSVKDVVTNTESNFETSGGFGPNQVSTILGLGIFLFFVKIVLISKTTWIRNINILFFIVITFRGIVTFSRGGIITGFAMILIVVVLLLLFTKSHVKSKIIMLVVFGFFALGGIWAYSSIQTSGLIDKRYANQDARGREKASKLTGRERLIESEFNMFLDNPIFGIGVGKNKEYRLETTGIDAASHNEITRMLAEHGMFGLFGLIILLITPMVLYLNNKQNIFVFSFVVFWLLTINHAAMRLAAPAFVYALSLLKVQFVDETTVSRESVK
- a CDS encoding glycosyltransferase → MASPKEIRVIQLIDSLEPGGAERMAVTIANELADEVAFSGLVTTRLEGGLKNTLAKRVEYTFLNKKKAVDFFALLRLRDFVKKNKVNTIHAHSSSCFFAVLLKLTMPSLQIFWHDHFGNRVQSKASYLSLRLFSVFFSGVFTVNETLKVWAEKYLWVGDVQFLPNFTSSNEKELAVTVLEGVANKRIVFLANLHAPKNHILALKAFLNSKIASQDWTLHLIGKDKQDDYSQELKNFIHQNNLQEAIFIYGSCNDIKSILEQAKVGILVSSYEGFPVTLLEYGMAELTVISTDVGYCNTIIQNNKTGYLIPSDNNELLTEAFIKLANESHKNDTLAKNLNTFVKNNYAPEKVIQKIIAAYQKHV